In one window of Dermochelys coriacea isolate rDerCor1 chromosome 3, rDerCor1.pri.v4, whole genome shotgun sequence DNA:
- the LOC119853136 gene encoding cytochrome c oxidase assembly factor 6 homolog isoform X1: protein MRTGPLAPIQVLSLLPSLPVLWICIRSGSGSRPPLGGCWRDAAGAVIKMSAPSMEERKACWGARDEYWKCLDENMEDASRCQKLRCSFESRCPQQWVKYFDKRRDFLKYKEQLQAGEFPGTTEKS, encoded by the exons ATGCGCACAGGACCTCTCGCTCCCATCCAGGTGTTGTCTTTGCTACCGTCACTTCCGGTTCTCTGGATCTGTATCCGGTCCGGGTCGGGGTCACGGCCTCCGCTGGGCGGATGCTGGAGGGACGCGGCGGGGGCGG tAATAAAAATGTCAGCACCATCAATGGAGGAAAGGAAGGCTTGCTGGGGAGCCAGGGATGAATACTGGAAATGCTTAGATGAAAATATGGAAGATGCATCTAGGTGCCAGAAGCTTAGATGTTCTTTTGAATCTAGGTGTCCACAACAATGG gtAAAATACTTTGACAAAagaagagactttttaaaatacaaagaacAGCTTCAAGCAGGAGAATTTCCTGGAACTACTGAAAAGTCATAG
- the LOC119853136 gene encoding cytochrome c oxidase assembly factor 6 homolog isoform X2: protein MSAPSMEERKACWGARDEYWKCLDENMEDASRCQKLRCSFESRCPQQWVKYFDKRRDFLKYKEQLQAGEFPGTTEKS from the exons ATGTCAGCACCATCAATGGAGGAAAGGAAGGCTTGCTGGGGAGCCAGGGATGAATACTGGAAATGCTTAGATGAAAATATGGAAGATGCATCTAGGTGCCAGAAGCTTAGATGTTCTTTTGAATCTAGGTGTCCACAACAATGG gtAAAATACTTTGACAAAagaagagactttttaaaatacaaagaacAGCTTCAAGCAGGAGAATTTCCTGGAACTACTGAAAAGTCATAG